The following nucleotide sequence is from Psychroflexus torquis ATCC 700755.
ATTATTAAGACGTTAGGGAAAAAATATTTTGGGCCTCCAGATTTTAGAATTTCACTTTTTACATTGATTGTGTCTCACATTCAACTGCTTATAGGTCTTATAATTTATTTTGTAAGTCCTTACTTCTCCGCTTTTTCTGAAGTAGGTATGAAAGGGGTTATGGCAGATAGTGTGTTGAGATTGTATCTCATTGAGCACCCTTTAACTATGATAATTGCTATTATTCTTATAACAGCAGGCTATAGCAAACACAAAAAGAAATTAGCTTCCAATAAGAAATTTAGGACGATTGCAATTTTTTATGCCTTAGCCCTATTGTTGATACTTTCTAGGATACCCTGGAATGCTTGGTTCTAAACTTTACTAGTTAATACCAATTTATAATTCAAATGTCGTATAAAATTAGTTTCTTTTTCACTTACTAATCGTCATAAAATAGAACCGTAACTATTGCTATGCTTATATTTTTTCCCTCAACTAAGTAAAAAACCTGTGCTGAGCTACGTCGTAGTATAATTCAAATCTTTAATGCATCCTTTAAAAACTAAATTGGTATAAGTCGTATGTTTTATTAAATAGGGCTTGCTGATTTTCTTATAATTATAATCTATTAAATTAAGCATCAGTGTTTTATACAATTGAACTTTTACTAGCAAAAGTTAGAAGGCTATTTTAAAAAAAAAGAATTATAAGTACAATTTAAATTAATGTTTTTAAATAATACCAAATTATATTTATAATGCCGTATGAATAAATTGAATTATTTTTTGATTGATTGAAATCAAAAATAACTAGCATAGCCTTAGCTACGGTAATTATTTTTGATGAAAAGCAGGCGAAAAAGAAACGATTTATTGCGTCATTATAGGTCTAATTTGGTATAAGTTAATGCTGATATATACATTATAAAAAAAGCCCTTTAAATATGATTTAAAGGGCTTTTTTTAATGAAATGATTACTTAGTTATGCTTCAAACGGTTGAATATGAACAAAAGATTTATCATTTTTTGTTTTCTTGAAATGTACGATTCCATCAACTCTAGCATGTAATGTATGGTCTTTTCCAGCATATACATTATCACCAGGATTATGAGCAGTACCTCTTTGTCTCAAGATAATATTACCTGAGATAGCAGGCTGTCCACCAAAAATCTTGACGCCTAGACGTTTTGATTGTGATTCTCTTCCGTTTTTTGAACTTCCAACACCTTTCTTATGTGCCATGATGTTTAATTTTTAAGTTTAATTTACTTTTTACTTAATAACTCAATGAGTTCTGCTTTTTTCAAAGCAGAGTATCCTTCTAAGCCTTTTTCTTTAGCCATTTCTTTTAGTTCAGCAACAGTGTGCTCACTAAAGTCTGGATTAGCTTCATTGGCCTCAACTTTCTTCTCCTCTTTTTTAGGTGAAGCAGTGACATTCTTTTTTCCTCCAGAAACAGAAATACCTTCGATGTGAATTTCAGTAAGATACTGGCGATGGCCATTTTTCTTACGGTATCCTTTTCTTCTTTTCTTTTTAAAGACAATAACTTTGTCTCCTTTCAAGTGCTTGACGACTTTAGCGTCAACAGAAGCACCATCTATAGCTGGGGCGCCAAGAGTAATGTTGTCTCCGTCTGAATGTAAAAGAACTTTATCGAAAGATACGTTAGTACCTTCATCTTCTTTTAAACGGTGGACAAACACTTTCTGATCTTTCGCAACTTTAAATTGCTGCCCTGCTATCTCTACAATTGCATACATAGTGTTTATTTGTTTAGTTTTACTAAAAA
It contains:
- the rpmA gene encoding 50S ribosomal protein L27: MAHKKGVGSSKNGRESQSKRLGVKIFGGQPAISGNIILRQRGTAHNPGDNVYAGKDHTLHARVDGIVHFKKTKNDKSFVHIQPFEA
- the rplU gene encoding 50S ribosomal protein L21, which gives rise to MYAIVEIAGQQFKVAKDQKVFVHRLKEDEGTNVSFDKVLLHSDGDNITLGAPAIDGASVDAKVVKHLKGDKVIVFKKKRRKGYRKKNGHRQYLTEIHIEGISVSGGKKNVTASPKKEEKKVEANEANPDFSEHTVAELKEMAKEKGLEGYSALKKAELIELLSKK